The genomic region TGCTCCTCGGCCAGCTGTGCCGCCGCGAACAGGGCATCGCCGCCGTTGTTGCCGGATCCGGCGAGGACGAGGATGCGGGCGGTGGCGGCATCCGCTTCTTCTCGTGCGATCTGGGCCAGGGCCGAGGACGCACGCGCCATGAGCGGCTCGCCGGCTTCGAGAAGCGGCTGCTCGGCGGCGCGCACCTGAGCGGCCGTGTAGGCGGGGGTTTCGGTCATGAGCCGGTTCGCTCCTTCTCTTCGGCTTCTCGGGCTGCGCGAAGGGCATCGGCGGCGGTCTGGACGTCGACTTCGGCCTGCCTCACCTTGCGCTGTGCGAACGTCGCGGCGCCGTACTTGAAGCGCACGCGGTCCTCGGCCTCGCGGACGCCGACGACGATGTAGGCCGCGGCGATCAGGACGACCTGCACCGACAGGTTCACCCATAGCAGCAGCGCGATCAAGGACGCGAACGAGGCCAGCAGCGGATTCGAGGTCGCGCCGCCGACGAACAGACCGGAGAGCTGCTGCAGCACGGTCAGTCCGAACCCGCCCAGCAGCGCCCCGGCCCACAGCGCACGCGCCGGCGGCTTCACGCCCGACAGCATGAGGAACAGCGCGATGATGGCGCCGACGTCCAGCAGGTACACCACGCCGACGGTGACGACCGTCGTGAGGATGTTGTCTGCCGGTCCCCCATCGGGACGATCCAGCCAGCCGAGCACGAGGTCGACGCTGTAGGTGCCGAGGAAGGTGACGACGGCCGATGCGACCAGAGCCAGCGCCGTGCCGATGGCGAGCAGCAGGTTGCGCATGAGCTTCCAGACGTACGCGATGTCGTCGTAGTTGGTCGACGCGATCGTGCGCATCGCGATCCGGAGCGACGTGATCGCTCCGATCGCCGCCATGACCAGACCGATGGCCGAGATGATCCCGGTGAGGGTCAGCCCCGCCGGTGGGGCGATGTTCTCGGGGTCGATGATGCCGTCCGGCCCCACGAGACCGGGGATCACGGCATCCAGCGATCCGATGAGCGCCTGGATGACGTCGGGGTTGCCCGACAGCCACAGCGCCGCGAACGAGAACGTGAGCAGCACGCCGGCGAAGATGCTGAACAGCGCACGGTACGTGATGCCGTCCGACAGCATCGGCCCGCGCTTCTCGACGTACAGCAGGAAGGCGCGCACGATCTTGAGCGTCAGCACCCACGCGATGACCTTCTTCACCAGGCGCATCACCGCGTCGTAGACGCCCTTCGCCCACTCGATCACGCCTCGCATGCGCCCCACCATACCGATCCGGAGTTTCCGGCATCCGGGGCTGGACAACCCCGTCCGAGCGTTGACAAGACACCCCTAGGATGTGACGAGGGGCTGGGATTGGGGAATGCCGTGAGGGGACTCGCACAGACGCTCGTACTCACCGGGGCGGTGCGCGCTGCGGACATGTCGGCGGCGCTGGCGCAGTTCGGCGACACCGATGAGATGGTCGAGTTCCTCGCGGGGCAGCAACTCATCACACACGGCCAGATCGCCGAGGCGATCGCGCTGAACTCGGGGCATCGGTACGTGGATCTGTCGAGCATGGCGCTCGACCCGAACGTCATCGGCCTGGTCCCGAGTGCCGTGTGCCGAAAGTACGCGCTGATCCCGATCGATCGGCGCGGCGATCGGCTGATCGTGGGGATTCTGGATCCCACTGACATCGTCGCGCTCGACGACGTCGCGAGCGTCACCGACCTCTTCGTCGAGCCGGTTGTCGTCGCGAAGGACGCGCTGGGGCAGATGTTCGAGCGGTTCCTGCGCTCGGACGAAGAGCTGAGCGAGCTTCAGGCATCGATCGAAGAGACGTCGTCGACCAGCGGCTCCGCGTTCACCGAGGAATTGCAGGAGCAGGACAACGACGCACCGGTCGTGCGCTTCGTGAACCTGCTGATCGCCCAGGCCATCAACGACCGCGCCAGCGACATCCATGTCGAGCCTGGTGAGAAGCAGCTGACTGTGCGGTTCCGCATCGACGGCGTGCTGCACGAGATGCAGAAGGCCGATCGCAATATTCAGGACGGCATCATCTCCCGCCTGAAGATCATGTCCTCGATCGACATCGCCGAGAAGCGGCGTCCGCAGGACGGCCGCCTGTCGGTGTCTCACGACGGCCGCACGGTGGACCTTCGCGTAGCCACGCTCCCCACGGTGTGGGGCGAGAAGATCGTCATGCGCATCCTCGACAACACCGGCCAGACGATGGGCATGCGTGATCTCCTGTTCTCGAGCATCAACGAGCAGCGCTTCCGCGATGCAATCTCGCGTCCGCACGGGATGGTCCTTGTCACCGGCCCCACAGGCTCCGGAAAGTCGACGACCCTCTACACGGCGCTGCGCGAGGTCGCAAACCCCAAGATCAACGTCATCACCGTCGAGGACCCCGTCGAGTACCGCATCGCGGGCATCAACCAAGTCCAGGTGAACAACAAGGCCGGGCTAACGTTCGCGTCGGCACTGCGTTCGATTCTGCGCTCGGACCCCGACGTCGTGCTCGTTGGCGAGATCCGCGACAAGGAAACAGCCGTTATCTCAGTCGAAGCCGCCCTCACCGGCCATCTCGTGCTTTCGACGCTGCACACCAACGATGCACCCTCAGCGCTGACCCGCCTCACTGAGATCGGCACAGAGCCGTTCCTGGTCGCGACTGCATTGTCGGCCGTAGTCGCCCAACGTCTCGCCCGGAAGCTGTGCGTGCGATGCCGCGCGCCGTTCACCGAGACAACCGAGGTGCTCTCGTCGCTCGGCTTCCCTCACGACCCCGAGGACGTGCCCGAGCTGTTCAAAGCCGTCGGTTGCGACACCTGTGCCGGCACCGGCTACCGCGGCCGAATCGGGCTGCACGAGGTCATGACCATGACAGACGAGCTCGAGCAGCTCGTCGTCACCCGCGCCACCGGCAGCGAGATGCGCCAGATCGCTCTCGATCAGGGCATGGTCTCGCTCCGCGACGATGGTTGGGGCAAGGTCGCACTAGGCCTCACGACAATCGAAGAGGTTCTTCGCGTCTCGATCTGAGGTCTAGTGGCGCTCGGCTGCAACACCGACCCACCCGGCACCACGGACTGTCGATAGCCATACCGCCCAGCCCGCATCCTGGTCTTGTCTTGATGCGAACTTCGCGCCGCGCCGGCAGCGTATGGAGTTCGGCGATCTCGAGGCTGGCGTGGGATCGAACCCACGCCGACGAGCATGCCCCCGGTGGCGTTACTGGGCTGCAAGGTCCCCATAGAGTGTGAAAATCGGCAGGTACAGCGAGATGACCATTCCGCCGATCACGACGCCGATGACGACGATCAGAATCGGCTCGATCGTGGACGAGAGTTGAGACGTCGCGGTCTCAACCTCATCCTCATAGAACTCGGCTATGCTCGCGAGCATCTCGACGAGAGTTCCCGACTCTTCGCCGACAGCGACCATCTGCGGCACCATACTCGGAAACACCTCAGCTCGCGCGAGTGGCGCGGCGAACGACTTGCCGGCGCGTATCGACTCCTGCACTTCATGAATCGCCTGCTCGACCTTCCAGTTATTCGACGCCTGACCGACGATGGACAGCGCCTGGATGATGGGCACACCCGCGCTGAGCATCATGGAGAGATTGCGGCTGAAGCGGGCAACAGCCATCTTGGTCGTTAGCTTTCCGAAAATCGGGAGCTTGAGCTTGATCGGGTCGAGGACCTTGCGTACCCGTTCCGTGTGCCTGTTTCGCATCCAGACGCTCCACAGAACGATGACCAGGACAAGCAGCAAGGGCAGGATCCAGATCATGTTGTCCGACAGGACGACGAGGATCCGAGTGGGCAAGGGGAGTTCCGAGCCGAGGCTAGAAAACATGCCTTCAAAGATCGGCACAATGAACGTGATCATCGCGAGCATGCCGAGAATCGCAACGAAGAGAACGATGGCAGGATAGGTCATCGCCGCGCGGACCTTGTTCTGCAACTCAGCCTCTTTGCGGTAGTTCTCCGCAATCGATGCCAGTGCCGCACCGAGGAATCCACCGGCCTCTCCGACGCGCACAATGCTCAGCATCAACGGCGGAAACACGTCGGGGTGACGGGCCATCGCGCCAGAGAGCGAGTTTCCGGCCTCGACGTCCGCATGGACCGAAACCAGGGCAGGTTGGAGCTTCCGATCTTCGGTTTGCTCAATCAAGATGCCGAGAGTCCGCATGAGCGGTAGCCCCGCGTTGATGAGCCCTGACATCTGCTTCGCGAAGATCGCGAGGTTCTTCGCTGAGACGTGCCGCGTCAGTCCCGGGAGCCTGATCTCCATGTTCAGGCCTGTCTTGGACACAGGAAGAACGTCCAGAGGCGTCAACCCCTGCGCCCTCAATTTGCCCGTGACAACTGCCTCGCTGGATCCTTCAATCGTGCCCTTGACGACGCCACCCCCGGTGGGGTCGACGGCTCTGTAGCGAAACTCCTGAACGAGTGCCACGTCAAACCTCCGTGTCCTCATGGTGCCACTCGCCCGCGCGGTAGCTCCACTCCTCAGCATCGAGATCACTCGAGCGCACGTAGACGTCGTCGAGAGACGTCGGGTCGACCGCGTAGGACTTTGCGACGTTCCGAGAGATGACTCCCTCGCCGACGAGGCGTTTGAGGTCCTGATCGAGCGTGTGCATGCCTACGGCCTGACCGGCCTGCATTGCCGATTGGAGTTGCGCCACCTGGCCCTCACGAATCATGTTCGCGACAGCGGGCGTGTTGATCAGGACCTCGGTTGCGATCGTCCGCCCCTCGGTCTGCGACAGCGGCATGAGTGTCTGGCTGATCACACCCTGGAGCGTATCGCCGAGCTGTGCGCGGATCTGATGCTGCTGGTCCGCCGGGAACACATCAATGATTCGGTTGATGCTCTTCGCGGCGCCCTGGGTGTGCAGGGTCGAGAGCACGAGATGTCCCGTCTCCGCCGCCGAAAGTGCCGCGCGGATCGATTCGGGGTCTCGCAGCTCACCGATGAGGATCACATCTGGGTCCTGGCGAAGGACGCGACGTAGGGCTTCCGCGAACGAACCCGTATCGGCCCCGATCTCACGTTGGTGGATAAGCGCCTTCTTGCTCTCGTGATGGAACTCGATCGGGTCCTCGATCGTGATCACGTGAGCGGGCACGATGTGGTTGATAATGTCCACCATCGCCGTCAGTGTCGTGGACTTGCCCGATCCCGTCGGGCCCGTGAGCAACACCAGACCGCGCGGCTTGAGCGCGAGCTCGCGGCAGATCTCAGGCGCTCCCAGCTGCTCGAGTGTGAAGACACGATTCGGAACGAAGCGCAGCGCAACGGCGATCGCACCGAGCTGGCGATAGACGTTTACGCGGAACCGGCCAAGTCCATCTGACGCATGTGCGAGGTCGACCTCGTGGTGCGTGTGGAACTCCTCGCGCTGTCCCGGTGCCATGAGTTCGTACGCCGCCGCCTCAAGCCAAGACGCCGCGATTGGGTCGTCGTAGCCAGGAATCGGAACCAGGTCGCCGTCTACACGCATAAGGGGTCGCGCGTTGGCGGTGAGGTGCACGTCAGATGCACGCAAGTGCGCAGCAGCGGAGAGCATGCTGTCGAGAATCATCGTGCTCATGCTCAAGCCTCCGGGAGGACAAAGGTCAGTGCCGCCACAGACACGCTGAAATCGGCGTCGCCCGATGTCACGGTCGTCTCGATGTTGCTGAGTGCTCGCGGACCACGACGCAGTTCATCGAGGAACCGGACAACCTCCGATAGCTCGGTCGCGCTTGCCACGATGACGAAGTCAACCTGCTGCCGGCCGTCGTCAGGGCTGGCCGACACTCCGGCCTCGGGCGCGGCCGTCTCCCCGTCCGTAGAGGCTTCGGTGGACGCGTCAGGCTGTGTGGCCGCTGTTGCTTCCCCGATCGCCAGTGCCTCCGTACGAGGCACGAACGCCACGTTCTCACCCGCCGTAATCGATTCCACGGTGACGCCAGATGAGCCTGCCGCCCGCGCAACCACCTCGAAGACATCGTCAAGGTCGTTCGCTTCCGGGATCTGAGTCCGCAGCGCGTCAACAGAAGCCTGAATCTCGCCCATTCGTTCGGACTCGGCACGAAGCGTGTCAACCTGTGCCTGGTAGACGTCGTTCGTCTGAGCGACCTGGGCGGTCTGCGCACTCGTCTGAAGCGACTGGAAGTAGATCGGAAGCGCAATCAGCGCGATGACGACGGCGAGGATCCCCACCGTCACGAGGATCCCCAGAAGGTTGATTAGTTGCTTCGGCATCATTCGCCTCCTTGACCTTCGAGGAACAGCCCCGAGTAGATCGATTGGTCGAACGTCACCGTGAGCTCGTATGTGTATTGGGCGGAGGCTTGCTGGGTC from Microbacter sp. GSS18 harbors:
- a CDS encoding ATPase, T2SS/T4P/T4SS family, translating into MVEFLAGQQLITHGQIAEAIALNSGHRYVDLSSMALDPNVIGLVPSAVCRKYALIPIDRRGDRLIVGILDPTDIVALDDVASVTDLFVEPVVVAKDALGQMFERFLRSDEELSELQASIEETSSTSGSAFTEELQEQDNDAPVVRFVNLLIAQAINDRASDIHVEPGEKQLTVRFRIDGVLHEMQKADRNIQDGIISRLKIMSSIDIAEKRRPQDGRLSVSHDGRTVDLRVATLPTVWGEKIVMRILDNTGQTMGMRDLLFSSINEQRFRDAISRPHGMVLVTGPTGSGKSTTLYTALREVANPKINVITVEDPVEYRIAGINQVQVNNKAGLTFASALRSILRSDPDVVLVGEIRDKETAVISVEAALTGHLVLSTLHTNDAPSALTRLTEIGTEPFLVATALSAVVAQRLARKLCVRCRAPFTETTEVLSSLGFPHDPEDVPELFKAVGCDTCAGTGYRGRIGLHEVMTMTDELEQLVVTRATGSEMRQIALDQGMVSLRDDGWGKVALGLTTIEEVLRVSI
- a CDS encoding type II secretion system F family protein, with translation MALVQEFRYRAVDPTGGGVVKGTIEGSSEAVVTGKLRAQGLTPLDVLPVSKTGLNMEIRLPGLTRHVSAKNLAIFAKQMSGLINAGLPLMRTLGILIEQTEDRKLQPALVSVHADVEAGNSLSGAMARHPDVFPPLMLSIVRVGEAGGFLGAALASIAENYRKEAELQNKVRAAMTYPAIVLFVAILGMLAMITFIVPIFEGMFSSLGSELPLPTRILVVLSDNMIWILPLLLVLVIVLWSVWMRNRHTERVRKVLDPIKLKLPIFGKLTTKMAVARFSRNLSMMLSAGVPIIQALSIVGQASNNWKVEQAIHEVQESIRAGKSFAAPLARAEVFPSMVPQMVAVGEESGTLVEMLASIAEFYEDEVETATSQLSSTIEPILIVVIGVVIGGMVISLYLPIFTLYGDLAAQ
- a CDS encoding type IV pilus twitching motility protein PilT → MSTMILDSMLSAAAHLRASDVHLTANARPLMRVDGDLVPIPGYDDPIAASWLEAAAYELMAPGQREEFHTHHEVDLAHASDGLGRFRVNVYRQLGAIAVALRFVPNRVFTLEQLGAPEICRELALKPRGLVLLTGPTGSGKSTTLTAMVDIINHIVPAHVITIEDPIEFHHESKKALIHQREIGADTGSFAEALRRVLRQDPDVILIGELRDPESIRAALSAAETGHLVLSTLHTQGAAKSINRIIDVFPADQQHQIRAQLGDTLQGVISQTLMPLSQTEGRTIATEVLINTPAVANMIREGQVAQLQSAMQAGQAVGMHTLDQDLKRLVGEGVISRNVAKSYAVDPTSLDDVYVRSSDLDAEEWSYRAGEWHHEDTEV
- the pilO gene encoding type 4a pilus biogenesis protein PilO, giving the protein MMPKQLINLLGILVTVGILAVVIALIALPIYFQSLQTSAQTAQVAQTNDVYQAQVDTLRAESERMGEIQASVDALRTQIPEANDLDDVFEVVARAAGSSGVTVESITAGENVAFVPRTEALAIGEATAATQPDASTEASTDGETAAPEAGVSASPDDGRQQVDFVIVASATELSEVVRFLDELRRGPRALSNIETTVTSGDADFSVSVAALTFVLPEA
- a CDS encoding YihY/virulence factor BrkB family protein, with protein sequence MRGVIEWAKGVYDAVMRLVKKVIAWVLTLKIVRAFLLYVEKRGPMLSDGITYRALFSIFAGVLLTFSFAALWLSGNPDVIQALIGSLDAVIPGLVGPDGIIDPENIAPPAGLTLTGIISAIGLVMAAIGAITSLRIAMRTIASTNYDDIAYVWKLMRNLLLAIGTALALVASAVVTFLGTYSVDLVLGWLDRPDGGPADNILTTVVTVGVVYLLDVGAIIALFLMLSGVKPPARALWAGALLGGFGLTVLQQLSGLFVGGATSNPLLASFASLIALLLWVNLSVQVVLIAAAYIVVGVREAEDRVRFKYGAATFAQRKVRQAEVDVQTAADALRAAREAEEKERTGS